In the Topomyia yanbarensis strain Yona2022 chromosome 3, ASM3024719v1, whole genome shotgun sequence genome, one interval contains:
- the LOC131692125 gene encoding peroxiredoxin-6 translates to MQKMVLNLGDKFPNFIVDTTIGQIDFHEWAGDSWVILFSHPADFTPVCTTELAAVARLVPEFTKRNVKPIALSCDSVESHKKWIDDIKAYGKLNGFDYPIIDDEKRELAVKLNMLDKDEIGAAGLPLTCRAVFIIDPHKKLRLSILYPATTGRNFAEILRTIDSMQLTDRKRVATPADWVQGQECMVQPNVPEEELASLFPGDVTNVELPSGKMYLRKTTF, encoded by the coding sequence ATGCAAAAAATGGTTCTCAATTTAGGAGACAAGTTTCCGAACTTCATCGTGGACACCACGATTGGCCAAATTGACTTCCATGAGTGGGCCGGAGACTCGTGGGTTATTCTGTTTTCGCACCCAGCAgattttactccggtttgcacCACAGAATTAGCTGCCGTTGCCCGGTTAGTTCCAGAGTTTACCAAAAGAAACGTGAAACCAATTGCCTTATCATGTGATTCCGTTGAATCTCATAAGAAATGGATTGATGACATCAAGGCGTATGGAAAGCTGAACGGTTTCGATTACCCTATCATAGATGATGAGAAGCGCGAACTCGCGGTGAAATTGAACATGCTTGACAAAGATGAAATAGGAGCAGCTGGGTTACCATTAACCTGTCGGGCAGTTTTCATTATCGACCCCCACAAGAAACTACGATTGTCGATTCTGTACCCAGCTACCActgggcgtaattttgctgaaattcTAAGGACTATCGATTCAATGCAGCTAACAGATCGGAAGAGAGTTGCTACGCCGGCCGATTGGGTTCAAGGTCAGGAGTGCATGGTCCAGCCAAATGTACCGGAAGAAGAGTTAGCTTCGCTCTTTCCTGGGGATGTTACGAATGTTGAATTGCCTTCGGGTAAGATGTATCTTCGTAAGACAACATTCTAG
- the LOC131688705 gene encoding U-scoloptoxin(11)-Sm6a-like produces MERKLIIVVLPIVVVFTSVIVAYKYHYEDYDTLMGICLEHEACNIVHNRYWMPSAVEKICRCPLNMPSCPVTHTEHGHIMNVNSRTQMKFCSSPNKLANCNANEIALQKKTLYQKYGVKNISIVVHCQCDNKQQYWVFVNQTGENFNDARHQLTVVDNYRCVGLEQCQPLDFCGYARRDLGFIYHRCTCPVSHQCKFDLEEHQNEVSELFYKGPAYLAHCVPIYDYDWW; encoded by the exons ATGGAAAGGAAATTGATTATTGTTGTATTGCCTATAGTAGTAGTATTTACTTCAGTCATTGTTGCCTACAAATATCACTATGAGGATTAC GATACACTCATGGGAATATGTCTTGAACATGAGGCTTGCAATATAGTTCATAATCGTTACTGGATGCCAAGTGCGGTGGAGAAGATTTGTCGTTGTCCGTTAAACATGCCAAGTTGTCCTGTCACCCACACAGAGCATGGTCACATAATGAACGTGAACAGCCGTACgcagatgaaattttgttcatcGCCGAATAAACTGGCTAACTGCAATGCGAATGAAATTGCTTTGCAGAAGAAAACTCTCTATCAGAAGTATGGTGTGAAGAATATTTCAATTGTGGTGCATTGCCAATGCGATAATAAGCAGCAGTATTGGGTATTTGTCAATCAAACAGGTGAAAATTTTAACGACGCTAGACATCAGCTAACGGTTGTGGATAATTATAGATGTGTCG GTCTGGAACAATGTCAACCGTTGGATTTCTGTGGCTACGCACGTCGCGATTTGGGATTCATTTATCATCGTTGCACTTGCCCGGTATCACATCAATGCAAGTTTGATTTGGAGGAACACCAGAATGAAGTGAGTGAGTTATTCTACAAGGGACCGGCTTACTTAGCTCATTGTGTACCTATATACGATTACGACTGGTGGTAA